The genomic stretch TAAAAGAAAAGAAAAAACTAAAAATTGATAAAAAGGATTATGGTGATAGTGAATACTGGGAGGAAAAAGGAACTTTTGTGACTCTAACCGAAAATGGTAATTTGCGTGGATGTATTGGATCAATTTATCCAGCAAGACCGCTAATCCTTGATGTTATCGATAACTCAATAAATGCCGCCTTTAGGGATCCTAGGTTTTACCCCGTTGAACTAAAGGAACTTCCATTAATTGATATAGAAATATCAATTCTATCATTTCCAGAAAAAATTAACTTTTCTAATACCGAGGAATTATTCAATTTAGTTAAGCCACTAAAACATGGGGTAATTATAAAAATGGGGTTTTACAAGGCAACATTTCTTCCACAAGTTTGGGAAGAGTTAACAAATCCAATTGAATTTTTTACACACCTCTGTTTAAAAGCAGGCTTACCTAAAAATTGCTTTGAAGACCCTGATCTTACTGTAGAAATTTACACAGTTGAATCATTTTCAGAAAAAGAGTTCAATTTGAATCAATAGGTATCTGGATCTTTAAAAAAGAAACCTAAAATAGATATAAGAACCATTGGTATAATCCCAAACACAACAAGAGACGATGTAAATGTCTTCGTTAATACACCCAACAGAGGAAAAATGCTTCCACCTAAATTTGCAAAAATAAGAATAATACCACTCCCAACACCAGCATATTTCACGCCAATATTACGGAATGCACTCGGAAGATGAAGTCCCAATGGATAAATTGGAAATAATGCAACCCCTAATATAAGAGAAACAAAAAGTAAATAACCAAAACTACTTAAGTAAAGACTCAAAAAAAGTGAAAAGACAACAATTAATGGAAGAATAATGAAAAAAATCCTTACTTTCTTAAATTTGTGGCTTAGGCTTGGTATTGTCATAGCACCAATTAAACAACCAATTAGAATAAAAGCATTAATAAAACCAGCTTTTGAAGGCTCAAGACCTTTAAATATAACG from Caldisericaceae bacterium encodes the following:
- the amrA gene encoding AmmeMemoRadiSam system protein A, coding for MNNSQKIVLLKLSRQTIETYIKEKKKLKIDKKDYGDSEYWEEKGTFVTLTENGNLRGCIGSIYPARPLILDVIDNSINAAFRDPRFYPVELKELPLIDIEISILSFPEKINFSNTEELFNLVKPLKHGVIIKMGFYKATFLPQVWEELTNPIEFFTHLCLKAGLPKNCFEDPDLTVEIYTVESFSEKEFNLNQ